The following are encoded in a window of Deinococcus apachensis DSM 19763 genomic DNA:
- the tuf gene encoding elongation factor Tu yields the protein MAKGTFERTKPHVNVGTIGHVDHGKTTLTAAITFTAAAMDPTVEKLAYDQIDKAPEEKARGITINTAHVEYNTPTRHYSHVDCPGHADYVKNMITGAAQMDGAILVVSSADGPMPQTREHILLARQVGVPYIVVFMNKVDMVDDEELLELVEMEVRELLSKYEFPGDDLPVIKGSALQALEALQANPKTSRGENQWVDRIWELLDAIDSYIPTPERDTDKTFLMPVEDVFTITGRGTVATGRVERGVVKVQDEVEIIGLRDTKKTTVTGIEMHRKLLDQGMAGDNVGVLLRGVARDDVERGQVLAKPGSIKPHTKFEASVYVLSKDEGGRHSAFFGGYRPQFYFRTTDVTGVVELAEGVEMVMPGDNVTFTVELIKPIAMEEGLRFAIREGGRTVGAGVVTKVLE from the coding sequence ATGGCCAAAGGAACGTTTGAGAGGACGAAGCCGCACGTGAACGTCGGGACGATCGGGCACGTGGACCACGGCAAGACCACCCTGACCGCCGCCATCACCTTCACGGCGGCCGCGATGGACCCCACCGTCGAGAAGCTGGCCTACGACCAGATCGACAAGGCCCCCGAGGAAAAGGCCCGCGGCATCACCATCAACACCGCGCACGTCGAATACAACACCCCCACCCGCCACTACAGCCACGTCGACTGCCCCGGCCACGCCGACTACGTCAAGAACATGATCACCGGCGCCGCCCAGATGGACGGGGCGATCCTGGTGGTCAGCAGCGCCGACGGCCCGATGCCCCAGACCCGCGAGCACATCCTGCTCGCTCGCCAGGTGGGCGTGCCCTACATCGTCGTGTTCATGAACAAGGTGGACATGGTCGACGACGAGGAGCTGCTGGAACTGGTGGAGATGGAAGTGCGCGAGCTGCTCAGCAAGTACGAGTTTCCCGGCGATGACCTGCCGGTGATCAAGGGCAGCGCCCTGCAGGCGCTGGAAGCGCTGCAGGCCAACCCCAAGACCAGCCGCGGCGAGAACCAGTGGGTCGACCGCATCTGGGAACTGCTGGACGCCATCGACAGCTACATCCCCACCCCCGAGCGCGACACCGACAAGACCTTCCTGATGCCCGTCGAGGACGTGTTCACCATCACCGGCCGCGGCACCGTGGCCACCGGCCGCGTGGAGCGTGGCGTGGTGAAGGTGCAGGACGAGGTGGAGATCATCGGGCTGCGCGATACCAAGAAGACCACGGTGACGGGCATCGAGATGCACCGCAAGCTGCTGGATCAGGGCATGGCGGGCGACAACGTGGGGGTGCTGCTGCGCGGCGTGGCCCGTGATGACGTGGAGCGCGGCCAGGTACTGGCCAAGCCGGGCAGCATCAAGCCGCACACCAAGTTCGAGGCCAGCGTGTACGTGCTGTCCAAGGATGAGGGTGGACGTCACTCGGCGTTCTTCGGCGGGTACCGTCCGCAGTTCTACTTCCGCACCACTGATGTGACGGGTGTGGTGGAGCTGGCCGAGGGCGTGGAGATGGTGATGCCCGGTGACAACGTGACCTTCACCGTCGAGCTGATCAAGCCCATCGCCATGGAAGAGGGCCTGCGCTTCGCCATCCGCGAGGGCGGCCGTACCGTCGGCGCGGGCGTCGTCACGAAAGTGTTGGAGTAA
- the rpsJ gene encoding 30S ribosomal protein S10, with the protein MVAPKIRIKLRGFDHKALDQSASKIVDTVRRTGADVAGPVPLPTRIRRFTVLRGPFKHKDSREHFEIRTHNRLVDIMNPTKKTIDSLMTLDLPTGVDIEIKTVGGRA; encoded by the coding sequence ATGGTTGCCCCGAAGATTCGTATCAAACTGCGTGGCTTTGACCACAAGGCGCTGGACCAGTCCGCGAGCAAGATCGTGGACACGGTCCGGCGCACCGGGGCGGATGTGGCCGGTCCTGTACCGCTCCCCACCCGCATCCGCCGCTTCACCGTGCTGCGCGGGCCGTTCAAGCACAAGGACAGCCGCGAGCACTTCGAGATCCGCACCCACAACCGTCTGGTGGACATCATGAACCCCACCAAGAAGACGATTGACAGCCTCATGACCCTCGACCTGCCCACGGGTGTGGACATCGAGATCAAGACCGTCGGGGGCCGCGCATGA
- the rplC gene encoding 50S ribosomal protein L3 — protein MKGILGTKIGMTQIWKGDRAVPVTVVLAGPCSVVQRKTKLTDGYEAVQLGFAPKSEKRVNRPLMGHFKKAGVAPVRFLREFRGFTPDGDTVNVDIFAEGEKIDATGTSKGKGTQGVMKRWNFAGGPASHGSKKWHRRPGSIGQRKTPGRVYKGKRMAGHMGMERVTVQNLEVVEVRPEENLILVKGALPGANGGLVVLRQAVKGGR, from the coding sequence ATGAAGGGCATCCTCGGCACCAAGATCGGCATGACCCAGATCTGGAAGGGCGACCGCGCCGTTCCGGTGACGGTCGTGCTGGCGGGTCCCTGCTCCGTCGTGCAGCGCAAGACCAAGCTGACCGACGGCTACGAGGCCGTGCAGCTGGGTTTTGCCCCCAAGAGCGAGAAGCGCGTCAACCGCCCCCTGATGGGCCACTTCAAGAAGGCGGGGGTCGCCCCCGTGCGCTTCCTGCGTGAGTTCCGCGGCTTCACCCCCGACGGTGACACCGTGAACGTCGACATCTTCGCCGAGGGCGAGAAGATTGACGCGACCGGTACGTCCAAGGGTAAGGGCACGCAGGGCGTCATGAAGCGCTGGAACTTCGCGGGTGGCCCCGCGAGCCACGGCTCCAAGAAGTGGCACCGCCGCCCCGGTTCCATCGGCCAGCGCAAGACGCCCGGCCGCGTGTACAAGGGCAAGCGCATGGCGGGCCACATGGGCATGGAGCGCGTCACCGTGCAGAACCTCGAAGTCGTCGAGGTGCGCCCCGAGGAGAACCTCATCCTGGTCAAGGGTGCCCTCCCCGGCGCGAACGGTGGCCTCGTGGTGCTGCGCCAGGCCGTCAAGGGAGGCAGGTAA
- the rplD gene encoding 50S ribosomal protein L4 — MAQISVIGKNGGRSIDLDLPEVNPHVLHEVVTWQLAGRRRGTASTKTRAQVSKTGKKMYSQKGTGNARHGDRGVPTFVGGGVAFGPKPRSYAYTLPRKVRQLGLAMALADRQNTGKLTAVDGFDLDGKTKGFVAWAAQNGLDGSERVLIVTDDETTRRAARNVAWATVLPVAGLNVYDILRHERLVIDAVALEPAQEEVLSEGVAQ; from the coding sequence ATGGCGCAGATTAGCGTTATCGGCAAGAACGGCGGTCGTAGCATCGACCTCGATCTGCCGGAAGTGAACCCGCACGTGCTGCACGAGGTCGTGACCTGGCAGCTCGCCGGTCGCCGCCGCGGCACCGCGAGCACCAAGACGCGCGCCCAGGTCAGCAAGACGGGCAAGAAGATGTACTCCCAGAAGGGCACCGGCAACGCCCGTCACGGCGACCGTGGCGTCCCCACCTTCGTGGGCGGCGGCGTCGCGTTCGGCCCCAAGCCCCGCTCCTACGCCTACACCCTGCCCCGCAAGGTGCGCCAGCTCGGCCTGGCGATGGCCCTGGCCGACCGCCAGAACACCGGCAAGTTGACGGCGGTGGACGGCTTCGACCTCGACGGCAAGACGAAGGGCTTCGTCGCCTGGGCCGCGCAGAACGGCCTGGACGGCAGCGAGCGCGTGCTGATCGTGACCGACGACGAAACGACCCGCCGCGCCGCGCGCAACGTCGCGTGGGCGACTGTGCTCCCCGTCGCGGGCCTGAACGTGTACGACATCCTGCGCCACGAGCGCCTGGTGATCGACGCGGTCGCGCTGGAGCCTGCCCAGGAAGAGGTTCTTTCCGAAGGGGTGGCCCAGTGA
- a CDS encoding 50S ribosomal protein L23 yields MSYYDIIKQPVISEKAYAGMERGAYSFWVDPKATKTEIKAAVQQAFGVTVIGISTMNVAGKRKRVGKFVGHRADRKKAIVRLADGQKIEALEALA; encoded by the coding sequence GTGAGCTACTACGACATCATCAAGCAGCCCGTGATCAGCGAGAAGGCGTACGCGGGCATGGAGCGCGGCGCGTACTCGTTCTGGGTCGACCCCAAGGCGACCAAGACCGAGATCAAGGCCGCCGTGCAGCAGGCGTTCGGCGTGACGGTCATCGGCATCAGCACCATGAACGTGGCGGGCAAGCGCAAGCGGGTGGGCAAGTTCGTCGGCCACCGCGCGGACCGCAAAAAGGCCATCGTGCGCCTCGCGGACGGCCAGAAGATCGAGGCCCTCGAGGCCCTGGCCTAA